The sequence ACATCCCCGGCACCGAACTCGTCGCCAACCGGCGCAGCGGTTCGCGCAACGGGTAGACCGCGCGCCGCATCTCCTGCAGCTCGCGTTTGAGGACGTAGATCCGGTTGGTGTCGTCCCTGCGTTGGTCGGAGAAGACCGAGGCCTCCACCTCGGTGACGTCCTCCTCCAGACCGGTCGCCACCTGGTTGTACTCGTCGACGATCCGGTCGACCACCGCGTAGAGCACCGAGAACGGGCCATGGGCGAGCACCTTCGCCTGGTCCTCCAGGGCGTGCCGGGCCGATTGCAGTTCCGCACCCTGGCCGTGGCGTACCGACAAGACGAAGTCGGGGCCGACGAAGACGCTGACCTCGCCGGTTTCCACCGCATCGGCCGCGTCGACGTACCACAGCGTCTTCAGGCACAGCAGCAATACGTCACCGAACTGCTCCAGCTTCGGGCGTTGATGGGCCGACAGCGCGTCCTCGACCGCCAGCGGGTGCAGCGTGAACACCTCGGCGACCTTCTCCAGTTCCTCGGACGGGGGTTCGTACAGCCCCACCCAGGTGAAGTCACCGGATTCGGTGCCGGCGGCGCGCACGGCCGCGACATCGTCGCGCGGGCAGTCGAGGGCGACCTTCTCCCCGTTGCGGTACAGGGCGCATTCGACGATCACTCTCGCAGGGTAGTGGGTCGGCCACCGTCGGGCGGTGAGCTGAGGCCGGCGCAAAGGGTGGCTTCGGCACGAAGGGTCGATATTCGGCCACTGCTGCCATATACGGCAGCAGTGGCCGTATTCCGACCGCAAATGCCGAAAGCCCTCAGCCCTTCTTCTCGTGCACCCGGGTCGGGGTGAGCCGGATGATCACCCGCTGGGCGCCGGGCGGGTCGGCCGGCCAGGCCTTGCCGGTGTACTTCTGTGCGAGGTCCTGGATCAACTCGCCGGGGTCGTCGACCACCTCGGCGGTGCCGCGGATCTCGGAATACCGGAACGGGCTGTCCGGGTCGACCAGCAGCACACTCACCCGCGGATCCCGGGCGATGTTCTTCGGCTTCTGTCGGCCGGCGACGCTGGAGAAGATCACCGTTTCCTCGTCGCGGGCCACCCACATCTCGGTCAACTGGGGTGAGCCATCGCTGTTCAGGGTGGCCAAGGTGGCATAGGTCGGTGCATCCAGCAGCGCACGGGTCCAGTCCGGGATCGCGGTCATCGATGTACCTTTCGCAGAGGGTGGAGCTCGAGGCTACTGCGGGTTCCGGCGGCTGCTGTGGCGTCTCGGCGGTCGCAGGGTGGTGCTCGGTGGTCGCAGGATGGTGTCTCGGTGGTCGCAGGATGGTGTCTCGGTGGTCGCAGGGGTTTGTCCTCACACGCTGGACTTTGGGCAGGACTATCAACGGGGTGACCGGGCGGCCGTTGCAGCGGCGCTGCTCCGGGTCGCCGCGGCGACTCCGGCCACGGCGATCAGCAGACCGATCAACTCCCGGGCGTTCAGGGTCTCACCCAGCACGATCCAGGAGAGCAGGGCGGTCACCGGCGGCATCAGGAAGAAGATGCTGGCCGCCGCGCCCGGGCCGCGGGTGCGGACCAGGATGCCGAGCAGCCCGAGCCCGACGATCGAGTTGAACACCGCGATGTAGAGCACCATCGGAATCGCCACGGTCGGGTCGAGGACGATCCGGGCCGGGTCGGTGCCCTCCACCAGCATGGCCACCACGAACACCGGTGGTACGGCCACGGCGAACTGCACCGCGGCGCCCCACAGGGGATCGACCGGTTCGGCGCTCGACCGCTGGCCCAAGGTGCCCAGGCTGAGCCCGAGCACGCTGACCACGGCCAGGACGATCGAGGCGACTCCGCCGACTGCGCCGACATCCGGCCCGAGCACCACGATCACCCCGCACACTCCGACGGCGAATCCGACCACCTGCAGTTTCGACAGCCGCTCCCCGAGCAGCAACGCTGCCAGGACGGCGGTCAGCACCGGGCTGAGGGAGTGGGCCAGTGAGGCCAGGGTGCCGCTGAGACCGGCGTCGAAAGCCAGGTACATCGCGCCGAACTGGACCGCGTTCAACATCACACCGGCGAAGATCAACTGCGACAAGGTGCGTTGGCTGATCCGTCGGGGTCGCCGCAGAGCCAGGGCGAGACCGGCTGCGAGGACCGCCGCCACGGCGAAACGTGCGGCCACCAACATCAGCGGTGACATCGCAGCGGTGCCGATCGGTCCGGCGAGGTAGCCCGAGGACCAGATCAGCACGAACCCCGCTGCCGGCAGCAGCGGGAGTCGACCGGTCGTGGGCGCCACCTCGCTGACGCTAGCCGAGTCCTCGGCGCCCGACCCACCGGGTCCCGGCGGGGGAGCGACAGCGCCCGGATGCGGTGTCCGGCTGTCGGAGCGGCCGAGCCTCGCGGGCGGTGCCGAGACGGATGGCCAATCCGCTGCCCGAACAGCACACTGGTGGCCGTGGAAGCGGCAGAGACGGCACTGACGGCGATCGGGATCTTCGCCTTCGCCCTGTCCGGCGCGCTGATGGCGGTACGCAAGGACATGGATGTGGTCGGCATGTTCGTCCTGGCGGCGATCACCGCCGTCGGTGGCGGGGCGTTGCGGGACCTGCTTCTGGGGTTGCCGCCGGCCGCCCTGCGTTCCTCCTGGTGGTGGATCCTGATCGCCTTGGCCACGGCGGTGGTGTTCTTCTTCCACCTCGCGGTCGATCGGCTCCGGCGGGCGGTGCTGGTCTGCGACGCCGCCGGGCTCGCGGTCTTCTGCACCACCTCCACCACGATCGCCCATCAGGTCGGTATGGGCCCGGCGGAGTCGGTGTTGATCGGCGCGATCGGTGGCTGTGCCGGGGGCGTCCTCCGCGATGTGCTGGCCGGTGAGATCCCGTCGGTACTGCGGAAGGGCACCACGCTCTACGTGCTGCCGGCGCTGCTGGGCTGCGCGATCGTGGTCGCGGTCCGCTCGGCCGGGTACGAGGGGGTGGCGGCGATGATCGGCGCCAGCATCTTGATCATCGTCCTCCGCCTGCTCTCGCTGTGGCGTGGCTGGCAGGCGCCGTCACCGAAGGCGAGCCGGGGCTGAACGCGGCC comes from Naumannella halotolerans and encodes:
- the corA gene encoding magnesium/cobalt transporter CorA, which codes for MIVECALYRNGEKVALDCPRDDVAAVRAAGTESGDFTWVGLYEPPSEELEKVAEVFTLHPLAVEDALSAHQRPKLEQFGDVLLLCLKTLWYVDAADAVETGEVSVFVGPDFVLSVRHGQGAELQSARHALEDQAKVLAHGPFSVLYAVVDRIVDEYNQVATGLEEDVTEVEASVFSDQRRDDTNRIYVLKRELQEMRRAVYPLREPLRRLATSSVPGMSERSAPFFRDVADNLNLVADTVEGLESLLSSAFDAHLARISVQQNEDMRKISAGAALVVVPTLIAGIYGMNFTHMPELEWAFGYPMALGLMLASALGLIVLFKRSGWL
- a CDS encoding DMT family transporter, encoding MAPTTGRLPLLPAAGFVLIWSSGYLAGPIGTAAMSPLMLVAARFAVAAVLAAGLALALRRPRRISQRTLSQLIFAGVMLNAVQFGAMYLAFDAGLSGTLASLAHSLSPVLTAVLAALLLGERLSKLQVVGFAVGVCGVIVVLGPDVGAVGGVASIVLAVVSVLGLSLGTLGQRSSAEPVDPLWGAAVQFAVAVPPVFVVAMLVEGTDPARIVLDPTVAIPMVLYIAVFNSIVGLGLLGILVRTRGPGAAASIFFLMPPVTALLSWIVLGETLNARELIGLLIAVAGVAAATRSSAAATAARSPR
- a CDS encoding PPOX class F420-dependent oxidoreductase, yielding MTAIPDWTRALLDAPTYATLATLNSDGSPQLTEMWVARDEETVIFSSVAGRQKPKNIARDPRVSVLLVDPDSPFRYSEIRGTAEVVDDPGELIQDLAQKYTGKAWPADPPGAQRVIIRLTPTRVHEKKG
- a CDS encoding trimeric intracellular cation channel family protein translates to MEAAETALTAIGIFAFALSGALMAVRKDMDVVGMFVLAAITAVGGGALRDLLLGLPPAALRSSWWWILIALATAVVFFFHLAVDRLRRAVLVCDAAGLAVFCTTSTTIAHQVGMGPAESVLIGAIGGCAGGVLRDVLAGEIPSVLRKGTTLYVLPALLGCAIVVAVRSAGYEGVAAMIGASILIIVLRLLSLWRGWQAPSPKASRG